A genomic stretch from Nymphalis io chromosome 25, ilAglIoxx1.1, whole genome shotgun sequence includes:
- the LOC126778071 gene encoding uncharacterized protein LOC126778071 isoform X1 produces MEESEDNMSSEDIRYDVSPLTTRVKPKKRSLVERELETNLTARVTSPITNSDLSSTSRYGRARRIKTDSEFCDNEKAATKNTKSPNPKLEKSPNTIQSPVYKMHASNSPIRVETPKHSENSLDNTIESIYTENISLSRFGSEEKKCKSSTKKYPKVYIRKDLIQTKDKDSDDTVVLIKNMFSPSNSKKTSNYLKSLDDSEKYNTHTTKKVSNGHLNSVVKTLDFGGNKKKKNVELKMGFSKSELFEMEAKSEYQVGDLAWARMGTYPFWPCIVTRDPLSEMFIKKKLFGRIERDVLHVTFFGDNGRRGWIVDSMLRKFLGQLEFESARINFTPEAKKKDPRLYSAFFISDKKISSWQVSVKEAESLLREPKRLRIDILNDMLEKSRVVKGTPKQEKSKKITRTNSDVSLSESLYDTLFSEDDSKTNDSERSRSKSRNRSLNVSEVVTACLDNMAAKTGITKIQRQSHMDRWLQKAKSKTPEKTLLKSHSSKSISAKTKKKLPRESQSKMVRRFRKSSLESQSEIENKLASNQNEHDYSQNCCKRNSPVMLDDVEIEYENAEIFTTDSVGPGSGIGIISKVETLCHKDSMDKNEDDMIMAVVNDGIIVPKANVENEICNQINEQSDSISDLSSDVQIDSTSEEKLENSKTKKDSEVEKQSQTEAVNTEMIENMEIDDDTNNGINESSLESAIINNKELVIEVMCGEPSNNVLSTDGGEECMEVSDLNADIESNNMNEILNNELKLINTFCISSSVNDPNVINEESSANVNILQQKCLNKKLEKEQDEKKNPKKELSKVFKVIDSKKDKINVESASDNCVKISKLDNICVNVDNNVAHGKIEEICIQEGVNNKERSNDIVKAAEESKLVMLELKNQIGNDKEIIENGLGDDEHALSDNEEDVGPSAPKFKTIIKYKLSLNKSAEKISDQISNRSDIYEKKAENSDVVKTSSPSENKAENVHYKNCLISDNNIISLDSVSSLELVTLDGTIITQNGFIDHDNFQTVENVNLVSSADPETNNGTEINSNNHNDEMDFQVREKNIDNMDISNYVIQPLQTESDSITWNGYHETNKIIENIDIAKTSEQNQSDVKKNTHNEDDFFIESNFIDDNEEISPYELGLNTCNISVSKNLIETDNTDVYDKTELETDEKEPDNTLEKPEDSDVSLGKKKQRLKDKPDNKTKFEEPDFLKYLELRQDAVMDEHPELSLEDITKYLYNTWLYEENLKTDTKKADDMDQANLVKGLNQDKILLKKIRKKTKVDKEPNYDKEANVQKEKSKRRIIRPYYKEDFSDGEDEVEYFDIFKVKQKAPKQIDNLNEPVINENYQNDFATSEYEEEMGQNEIDQVEEYFRQLTAPKPNLFKGLIREKVCEICERVGNLVKCKGCHSMFHTDCDKKQTEIIEVSAPTKGGRKKKKKRGRKAKEDINSLDSESQSDDKSQDANVSDEIQNTSIDEEESHIVADADIFEAQLSAKMKEILETPDELDYDSYSNDENDWNDIDVGECKIVDIKPRRKDQEENIDYSDFKCYNCLKYDKPICFVCKSSISPKDKAEHRQRCQVAHCQKYYHLECLDHWPQTQFNAGELSRTNKSNEFCEALSCPRHVCHTCVCDDPRGCKTRFSGDKLARCIRCPATYHTFTKCLPAGTQILTGSHIICPRHYEHRPGKVPCHVNTGWCFICALGGSLICCEYCPTSFHAECLNIKPPEGGYMCEDCETGRLPLYGEMVWVKLGHYRWWPGIILHPSEIPHNILAVKHSQGEFVVRFFGQYDHYWVNRGRVFPFQEGDSGKVSSQKSKIDAAFTMAMEHAQRACEILKTASTNDEESIDIASSLLPPHYVKLRVNKPCGSLCGRKIDIEESSLTQCDCDPADVDPCGPYTQCLNRMLLTECGPTCRAGDRCNNRAFEKRLYPKMTPYRTPHRGWGLKTLVDVKAGQFVIEYVGELIDEDEFQRRMRRKHEVRDENFYFLTLDKERMIDAGPKGNFARFMNHSCEPNCETQKWTVLGDIRVGLFALYDIPANSELTFNYNLESAGIEKKRCMCGAKRCSGYIGAKPKQDDQPKKSKITTKRTYKRRKQIEDSPSTSRTKPKNRVGRPNKPRELTEIEKDLLIIKNATSGISSDSECSGRLSSIDSSRDAKALKRKRINVSTEDVPSSPSTKRMKSELKSSELD; encoded by the exons ATGGAGGAATCTGAGGACAACATGAGCTCAGAAGACATAAGGTATGATGTTAGTCCTTTGACAACCCGAGTGAAACCAAAAAAACGATCATTAGTTGAACGCGAATTAGAAACTAATTTAACGGCGAGAGTAACTTCCCCTATAACAAATTCTGATTTAAGCAGCACCAGTCGTTATGGCAGAGCTCGCAGGATTAAAACTGATAGTGAATTTTGCGATAATGAGAAAGCGGCAACTAAAAATACTAAATCTCCGAACCCTAAGCTGGAGAAATCGCCTAATACTATACAGTCCCCTGTATATAAAATGCACGCTTCTAATTCTCCAATCAGAGTTGAAACACCAAAACATTCAGAAAACTCCTTGGATAATACAATAGAGAGTATTTATACTGAAAACATCTCTCTGAGTCGTTTTGGTTCTGAAGAAAAGAAATGTAAATCATCAACAAAGAAGTATCCTAAAGTATACATACGGAAAGACCTTATACAAACTAAAGATAAAGACTCTGATGATACTGTTgttctgataaaaaatatgttttctccgagtaatagtaaaaaaacatccaattatttaaaaagcttaGATGATTCTGAGAAGTATAATACACACACCACAAAAAAAGTATCAAATGGACATTTAAATTCTGTTGTAAAAACATTAGATTTTGGaggaaataagaaaaaaaagaatgttgAGTTAAAGATGGGTTTCTCTAAAAGTGAATTGTTTGAAATGGAAGCCAAGAGTGAGTATCAAGTTGGTGACTTGGCTTGGGCGAGGATGGGGACATATCCTTTTTGGCCATGTATTGTAACTAGAGATCCATTGAGCGAaatgtttattaagaaaaagt TGTTTGGACGTATTGAGCGAGATGTCTTACATGTGACATTCTTTGGTGACAACGGGCGCCGCGGCTGGATCGTGGATAGCATGTTGAGGAAGTTCCTTGGCCAGCTCGAGTTTGAATCAGCACGCATAAATTTCACACctgag GCTAAAAAGAAGGATCCCAGACTATACTCTGCTTTCTTCatatcagataaaaaaatatcatcgtgGCAAGTTTCGGTCAAGGAAGCAGAGTCACTGTTAAGAGAACCAAAAAGATTAAGAATCGACATCCTAAATGATATGCTTGAAAAATCTCGAGTAGTCAAAGGTACTCCGAAACAagaaaaaagtaagaaaattaCCAGGACAAATAGTGATGTCTCCTTAAGTGAAAGTTTATACGATACACTATTTTCTGAAGATGATTCTAAAACAAATGATTCAGAAAGATCAAGAAGTAAAAGCAGAAATAGATCCTTAAATGTGTCAGAGGTTGTAACTGCTTGCCTTGACAATATGGCCGCAAAAACAGGCATAACTAAAATCCAAAGGCAATCACACATGGATAGATGGCTGCAGAAAGCTAAGTCAAAAACCCCTGAAAAAACTCTTCTCAAATCTCACAGTAGTAAATCGATCAGTGCCAAAACGAAAAAAAAGCTACCTCGAGAATCGCAATCCAAAATGGTTCGACGCTTTAGAAAATCCAGCCTTGAATCTCAAtctgaaattgaaaataaattagcaTCAAATCAAAATGAACATGATTATAGTCAAAATTGTTGCAAACGTAATAGTCCTGTAATGTTAGATGATGTCGAAATCGAATATGAGAATGCGGAAATATTTACAACAGATTCAGTTGGGCCTGGTTCCGGCATAGGTATTATTTCTAAAGTTGAAACTCTTTGTCATAAGGACTCTATGGATAAAAATGAAGATGATATGATAATGGCAGTTGTTAATGATGGAATTATTGTTCCTAAAGCGAATGTTGAAAATGAAATTTGTAATCAAATCAATGAACAATCAGATAGTATAAGTGATTTATCCAGTGATGTACAAATAGATTCAACATCTGAAGAAAAACTCGAAAAttccaaaacaaaaaaagacTCTGAAGTAGAAAAACAAAGTCAAACTGAAGCCGTAAATACTGAAATGATAGAAAATATGGAAATTGATGATGACACTAATAATGGTATAAATGAAAGTTCATTAGAAAgtgcaattattaataataaggaatTAGTAATAGAAGTTATGTGTGGTGAACCaagtaataatgttttaagtaCAGATGGGGGTGAAGAATGCATGGAAGTGAGTGACTTGAATGCAGATATTGAATCaaataatatgaatgaaatacttaataatgaattaaaattaattaataccttTTGTATTTCTTCAAGTGTCAACGACCCCAATGTAATCAATGAAGAAAGCAGTgcgaatgtaaatattttacaacaaaaatgtctaaataaaaaactagAGAAGGAACAAGATGAAAAGAAAAATCCGAAAAAAGAACTATCGAAAGTGTTTAAAGTTATAGattcgaaaaaagataaaattaatgtagAAAGTGCAAGTGACAATTGTGTGAAAATCTCAAAATTAGACAATATATGTGTAAATGTTGACAATAATGTTGCCCATGGGAAGATTGAAGAAATATGTATTCAAGAAGGTGTAAATAATAAGGAAAGATCTAATGATATAGTTAAAGCAGCTGAAGAAAGTAAATTAGTTATGTTAGAATTAAAAAACCAAATAGGTAACGATaaagaaataatagaaaatgGCCTGGGTGATGACGAACATGCTCTATCAGATAATGAAGAGGATGTAGGACCTTCTGCTCCAAAAttcaaaactataataaaatataaattatctcttaacAAGTCTGCTGAGAAAATTAGTGACCAGATTTCAAATAGATCTgacatatatgaaaaaaaagctGAAAATTCGGATGTAGTCAAAACATCATCACCTAGTGAAAATAAAGCAGAAAATGTTCACTATAAAAACTGTTTAATctctgataataatattataagtttagaTTCTGTTAGTAGTTTAGAACTAGTAACATTAGACGGTACAATTATAACACAAAATGGTTTTATTGACCATGATAATTTTCAAACTGTGGAAAATGTGAATCTTGTTTCTAGCGCAGATCCAGAAACAAATAACGGTACAgagattaattcaaataatcacAATGATGAAATGGATTTTCAAgttagagaaaaaaatatagataatatggATATTTCTAATTATGTGATACAGCCGTTACAAACGGAAAGCGATTCTATTACATGGAATGGATACCACGagactaataaaattatagaaaacattGATATAGCCAAAACATCTGAACAAAACCAAagtgatgttaaaaaaaatacccataATGAagacgatttttttattgaaagcaATTTTATAGATGATAATGAAGAGATATCACCATATGAGTTAGGATTGAATACTTGTAATATATCTGtttctaaaaatttaattgaaacagaCAATACAGATGTTTATGACAAAACTGAACTAGAAACAGATGAAAAGGAACCGGATAATACGTTGGAAAAGCCAGAGGACAGTGATGTTTCActaggtaaaaaaaaacaacgcttGAAAGATAAACCAGataataaaaccaaatttgAAGAACCAgactttttaaagtatttagagCTTAGACAAGATGCAGTGATGGACGAACATCCAGAACTTTCCCTAGAAGATATCACCAAATATTTGTACAACACATGGCTCTATGAAGAGAATTTGAAAACTGACACAAAGAAAGCAGATGACATGGATCAAGCAAATTTAGTTAAAGGTCTAAATCAAGACAAGATCCTACTAAAGAAGATTCGTAAGAAAACAAAAGTCGACAAAGAACCAAACTATGACAAAGAAGCAAATGTCCAAAAAGAAAAATCTAAACGAAGAATTATACGACCATATTATAAAGAAGATTTTTCGGATGGAGAAGATGAAGTGGAATATTTTGACAtctttaaagtaaaacaaaaagcACCGAAGCAGATTGACAATTTAAATGAACCAGTTATAAACGAAAACTACCAAAATGATTTTGCAACCAGTGAATATGAGGAAGAAATGGGGCAAAATGAAATAGATCAAGTTGAAGAATATTTTAGACAACTAACTGCCCCCaaacctaatttatttaaaggctTAATAAGAGAAAAAGTTTGTGAAATCTGCGAAAGAGTTGGCAATCTTGTGAAATGTAAAGGATGTCATTCTATGTTTCACACTGATTGTGATAAAAAACAAACCGAAATCATCGAAGTATCTGCACCTACTAAAGGGGGaagaaaaaagaagaaaaaaagagGAAGGAAGGCAAAAGAAGATATAAACAGTCTAGATTCTGAAAGTCAGAGTGACGATAAATCTCAAGATGCAAACGTTTCCGATGAAATCCAAAATACGTCCATCGATGAAGAAGAATCTCACATAGTAGCTGACGCCGACATTTTCGAAGCCCAGCTTTCTGCGAAAATGAAAGAAATCCTTGAAACGCCAGATGAATTGGATTATGATTCGTATTCGAACGATGAAAACGATTGGAATGACATTGATGTTGGCGAATGTAAAATTGTAGACATAAAGCCGCGTCGAAAAGATCAAGaagaaaatattgattattcaGATTTTAAATGCTATAACTGTTTAAAATACGATAAAccaatttgttttgtttgtaaatcATCCATCTCCCCTAAAGATAAAGCAGAACATAGACAGCGGTGTCAAGTAGCGCACTGTCAAAAGTACTATCATCTAGAATGCTTGGACCATTGGCCCCAAACACAATTCAACGCGGGCGAACTTTCTAGAACGAATAAAAGTAATGAATTCTGCGAGGCATTGTCGTGTCCAAGGCATGTGTGTCATACATGTGTTTGTGATGACCCTAGAGGGTGCAAAACGAGGTTTAGTGGGGATAAGCTAGCTAGATGCATCAGATGTCCTGCTACATACCATACATTCACCAAATGTCTTCCAGCGGGCACACAGATTTTGACTGGCTCGCACATTATTTGTCCCAGACATTATGAGCATAG gcCCGGTAAAGTTCCATGTCACGTGAATACTGGCTGGTGTTTCATATGTGCTTTGGGTGGTTCATTGATATGCTGCGAGTACTGCCCCACATCCTTCCATGCTGAGTGCCTTAATATTAAACCACCGGAAG GTGGTTATATGTGTGAAGATTGTGAGACTGGACGTTTGCCGTTGTATGGTGAAATGGTGTGGGTGAAATTAGGACACTATAG ATGGTGGCCGGGTATAATTCTACACCCATCAGAAATaccacataatatattagcagTTAAGCATTCCCAAGGAGAGTTTGTGGTACGTTTCTTTGGTCAGTATGACCACTATTGGGTGAATAGGGGACGCGTGTTTCCCTTTCAAGAAG gcGACTCTGGTAAAGTGTCTAGTCAGAAGTCCAAAATAGACGCAGCTTTCACAATGGCGATGGAACACGCGCAAAGGGCCTGTGAAATACTTAAAA ccGCATCAACCAATGATGAGGAATCGATTGACATTGCGTCGTCCCTGCTGCCGCCTCACTACGTGAAGCTGCGCGTGAACAAGCCGTGCGGGTCGCTGTGTGGGAGGAAGATAGATATAGAGGAGAGCTCGCTCACTCAGTGCGACTGCGACCCCGCCGACGTGGACCCGTGCGGGCCCTACACGCAGTGTCTCAATAG AATGTTATTGACCGAGTGTGGACCGACGTGTCGCGCAGGGGATCGTTGCAATAACAGAGCGTTCGAGAAACGTCTGTATCCCAAGATGACACCCTACCGGACACCCCACAGGGGCTGGGGGCTGAAGACTCTGGTCGACGTTAAAGCCG GTCAATTCGTTATCGAGTACGTTGGCGAGCTGATAGATGAAGATGAATTCCAGCGGCGCATGCGCAGGAAACACGAGGTCCGAGACGAGAACTTTTATTTCTTAACATTGGACAAGGAGAGGATGATAGATGCCGGTCCGAAAGGGAACTTTGCAAG gtTCATGAACCATTCCTGTGAGCCCAACTGTGAGACGCAGAAATGGACGGTGTTGGGTGATATACGTGTCGGTCTGTTTGCGCTTTACGATATACCTGCT aATAGTGAACTAACATTCAACTACAATTTAGAATCGGCCGGTATCGAGAAGAAGAGATGTATGTGTGGTGCGAAGCGCTGTTCGGGATATATAGGAGCTAAGCCAAAACAG GATGATCAACcaaagaaaagtaaaataacaacgAAGCGTACGTACAAAAGGCGTAAACAGATAGAGGACTCGCCATCGACCAGCCGGACGAAACCAAAAAACAGAGTCGGCAGACCGAATAAGCCGAGAGAATTGACAGAAATAGAAAAAGACCTGCTGATAATAAAGAACGCTACGAGCGGCATATCTAGCGACTCAGAATGCAGCGGGAGGCTCAGCAGTATTGATAGTTCAAGAGATGCCAAAGCTTTGAAGAGGAAACGAATAAATGTGTCGACGGAGGATGTACCTTCATCCCCGAGTACGAAACGGATGAAGAGTGAACTGAAATCAAGCGAATTAGACTGA